One window of the Papaver somniferum cultivar HN1 unplaced genomic scaffold, ASM357369v1 unplaced-scaffold_115, whole genome shotgun sequence genome contains the following:
- the LOC113329060 gene encoding cation/H(+) antiporter 15-like: MDMITKASTSTMVIGCCTFLIPLLFNTAILAIIRKTVTMGQNMSDSLGFVQLTLSCSSFYDTACAVADLNLLNSEIGRLGLAISIITGLSNCQFIGIDPSLGPLMIGLTVPVGSPIAEAVQKKLECFDTFVLLPPSYIIADYCSNIGFPYFRMPIEDSLCLALLLNCDGIFYMLYLMAMVEAELMSQQTYTIMIFTNLLITMVTTPIVKHLYHPSRRYAGYKRQTILNSAVNSELRILACVYNQENVPSILNFLEATNPITKESFVCIYVLHLVELVGRATSLLIEHREQKKKQFTRANSRNSSDKIINAFHQFEQQNEGYTIGQCFTAISPFSSMDNDVSQIAMKKRTNLVTIPFSELDEHLYRTVNRNILQKPPCSVGILFDHKNSSGAAIDVSMSLHNIAMIYIGGADDREALAYSMRMADKPNLQLSVFRFTHIKPNQNAKKKDDELIGYLWDKIMNTENIVYKEEDVTDCADTASRIKCLEDSYDFIIVGRRHDSSSPILHGLDEWCVFKELGVIGDLFRFGNATVGVCRKIICRYTSTN, from the exons ATGGATATGATTACGAAAGCAAGTACATCAACTATGGTCATAGGCTGCTGTACTTTCCTCATCCCTTTACTTTTTAATACAGCTATTTTAGCCATTATAAGAAAAACTGTCACGATGGGACAGAATATGAGCGATTCTCTCGGATTCGTTCAACTGACACTATCTTGCTCGTCCTTCTATGATACTGCTTGTGCTGTTGCTGACTTGAACCTCCTCAACTCGGAGATTGGTCGTCTAGGCCTGGCCATTTCGATAATCACTGGATTGAGCAAttg TCAGTTCATTGGCATAGATCCTTCTCTTGGACCACTTATGATTGGGCTAACGGTACCTGTTGGGTCACCTATAGCAGAAGCTGTTCAGAAAAAGCTCGAGTGCTTCGACACCTTTGTGCTCTTGCCGCCATCTTACATAATAGCAG ATTATTGTAGTAATATCGGCTTCCCCTACTTTCGGATGCCTATAGAGGATTCCTTGTGTCTCGCTCTCCTTTTAAACTGCGACGGGATATTCTACATGTTGTATTTAATGGCCATGGTTGAAGCAGAG TTGATGAGTCAACAAACTTACACAATAATGATCTTCACAAATCTATTGATAACAATGGTAACTACGCCGATAGTGAAACATCTATATCATCCTTCGAGGAGGTACGCGGGCTACAAGAGACAAACCATCCTAAATTCTGCTGTCAACAGTGAGCTGCGCATACTGGCTTGTGTTTACAATCAAGAAAACGTCCCCAGCATCCTCAATTTCCTTGAAGCCACTAATCCAATTACCAAAGAAAGCTTTGTATGTATATATGTTTTGCACCTCGTTGAGCTAGTTGGTCGTGCAACTTCCCTCCTCATTGAACacagagaacaaaagaaaaaacaatttacACGAGCCAACAGCCGTAATTCTTCAGATAAAATTATAAATGCCTTCCACCAGTTCGAACAACAGAATGAAGGATACACAATAGGGCAATGTTTCACTGCAATATCACCGTTCTCAAGTATGGATAACGACGTATCTCAGATAGCAATGAAAAAGAGGACGAATCTGGTGACCATACCTTTCAGTGAGTTAGACGAACATCTTTATCGGACGGTCAACCGAAATATTTTACAAAAACCACCTTGCTCAGTTGGGATACTCTTTGACCACAAAAATAGTTCTGGAGCTGCTATTGATGTTTCCATGAGTTTGCATAATATTGCCATGATTTATATCGGAGGTGCTGATGATCGAGAGGCACTAGCATATAGTATGAGAATGGCAGATAAGCCCAATTTACAACTCTCTGTTTTTCGATTCACGCATATAAAGCCAAaccaaaatgcaaaaaaaaaagatgatgaattgataggttatttatgggacaaaattaTGAACACCGAAAACATTGTTTACAAGGAAGAAGATGTAACAGATTGTGCAGATACAGCAAGTAGAATCAAATGCCTGGAAGACTCTTACGACTTCATAATTGTTGGGAGACGACATGATAGTAGCTCACCAATTTTGCATGGACTTGATGAATGGTGTGTTTTCAAAGAACTTGGTGTGATTGGAGATCTTTTCCGTTTTGGTAATGCAACAGTAGGCGtttgtagaaaaattatttgtcgATATACAAGTACCAACTGA
- the LOC113329028 gene encoding uncharacterized protein LOC113329028: MEYSNVSLIVFLVLISSRKDNLYTEKKQVYGKENRRFGTGKTTKNSKQKANQNYYDRSLNIDNGFQNERCPPKTVPIRRIKKEDLINARKLLQNRIPIDPSAYTLSLMDIRADNQKQTGCFNVLCSGFVQVDNDVSLGAVLEPLSVYGKDAWALHVKVYRDPQTGNWWLITTRTIGYWPKRNFTHLTNNASVLRYGGVAGAKPQTPSPPMGNGYLPQLEDYLETAFMRKMKYIDEKGQSVNLNPYGVPIKHDATLDCYNILFAGNIGGDWEITTAFGGPGGMCP; encoded by the exons ATGGAGTATTCAAATGTTAGTCTTATTGTGTTCTTGGTCCTAATCTCATCACGGAAAGACAATTTGTATACGGAGAAGAAGCAAGTGTATGGAAAAGAGAACAGAAGATTTGGAACTGGAAAAACAACTAAAAATTCTAAACAAAAAGCCAATCAAAACTATTATGATAG GAGCTTAAATATTGATAACGGGTTTCAAAATGAAAGATGTCCACCAAAAACGGTACCTATCCGCAGGATAAAAAAGGAAGATTTAATTAATGCTCGAAAGCTTTTGCAAAATAGGATTCCAATCGATCCAAGCGCTTACACTCTCTCGCTTATGGACATCCGT GCAGACAATCAGAAACAAACAGGTTGCTTCAACGTGCTTTGTTCTGGGTTTGTTCAAGTTGACAATGATGTATCTCTTGGTGCAGTTTTAGAACCATTATCAGTCTATGGAAAAGATGCATGGGCGCTGCATGTCAAAGTATACCGT GACCCACAGACTGGTAACTGGTGGTTGATTACTACCAGAACTATAGGATATTGGCCAAAAAGAAATTTTACACATTTAACAAACAATGCTTCAGTTTTACGATATGGAGGGGTTGCAGGGGCTAAACCTCAAACACCATCTCCGCCGATGGGAAATGGGTATTTACCTCAACTTGAAGATTATTTGGAAACGGCATTTATGAGGAAAATGAAGTACATTGATGAAAAAGGCCAATCTGTTAACCTAAACCCCTATGGAGTACCAATCAAGCATGATGCGACGTTAGATTGCTACAACATTTTGTTTGCTGGTAATATAGGAGGGGATTGGGAGATAACGACGGCGTTTGGAGGACCTGGTGGTATGTGTCCTTAA